Proteins encoded within one genomic window of Salipaludibacillus agaradhaerens:
- a CDS encoding DUF1385 domain-containing protein: MFGGRHTSVTAIRRIDDSIDFYEVPKKNRPALQKLKKIPFIRGVVAIVEASGNGTKHLNFSSDRYEVHPDDDHTIETAEQSSKITMILGVAAIGIISFLFSTLIFTAVPAAIAEFFRPIFPGHVAQNLIEGVIKLIFLLTYIYLISMTPLIKRVFQYHGAEHKVINTFENGKELTVENVQAHSRLHFRCGSSYILLTVIVGVFLYLAVPSDPLWERLLYRILLIPVVLGASYEVLQLTNKVREIPFLKWLGYPGLWLQLLTTKEPKNDQVEVAIASFNELKKREDEFENPPAEDRIV, translated from the coding sequence ATGTTTGGTGGGCGTCATACATCAGTCACCGCTATCCGGAGAATTGATGACTCAATAGACTTTTACGAGGTGCCGAAGAAAAATCGCCCCGCTCTTCAAAAGTTAAAAAAAATCCCTTTTATTCGTGGGGTAGTAGCTATTGTAGAAGCTAGTGGGAATGGAACAAAACATTTAAACTTTTCCTCTGATCGATATGAAGTCCATCCTGATGATGATCATACGATTGAAACAGCTGAGCAATCAAGCAAGATAACAATGATTTTAGGCGTAGCAGCGATTGGAATAATTTCTTTCCTGTTTAGTACACTTATCTTTACAGCAGTTCCAGCAGCCATTGCTGAATTTTTCCGACCTATTTTCCCCGGACATGTGGCACAAAACTTAATAGAAGGGGTTATAAAACTGATCTTCTTACTAACTTATATTTACCTTATCTCCATGACACCTTTGATTAAACGTGTTTTTCAGTATCATGGGGCTGAGCACAAAGTGATTAATACGTTTGAAAATGGGAAAGAATTGACTGTAGAGAATGTACAGGCTCATTCCCGCCTTCACTTCCGCTGTGGTAGTAGTTATATTCTATTAACGGTCATAGTTGGGGTGTTCTTATACCTAGCTGTTCCATCTGATCCTCTGTGGGAACGTTTATTATATCGGATACTGTTAATTCCAGTTGTGTTAGGTGCTTCATATGAAGTTTTACAGTTAACGAACAAAGTGCGTGAAATACCTTTCCTTAAATGGCTTGGTTATCCTGGTTTATGGCTACAGCTACTTACCACAAAAGAACCTAAGAATGATCAAGTTGAGGTGGCAATTGCTTCTTTTAACGAGTTGAAGAAAAGGGAGGATGAATTTGAGAATCCACCTGCAGAAGATCGAATAGTATAA